GAACGGACTCCCTGTCCGCGTGCCTGTAGAACCGACAGTCTTCCGCCATTGGACTGAAGAATATGAAAAGCCGGCAATCCCGCGTCCCGTTCCAGCTTGGCCAGATACCGATCGAGAACGGGAGAAACATAGGAATTCAGCGTCGTCGTGCTTGTCCGCTCATATTCACGGAATTCCGGGACGAGCTCATGAGATGCCGTGACAAAAAACCCCGAATCCCTGAGACACGCGGCCACTTTTTGTTCGTGTTCGGGAAGGAGGAATGAGAAGAGAAAACTCACGGCGACCGACTCAATCTGATTTTCACGTAAAAGTGGGATGAGGTCCCGCACTTCATCCATGTTCAACGGAATCAGGACCTTCCCGCGATGATCCACTCGTTCCGTGACTTCAAAACAGCGTTCCGGAGGAACAAGAGGCACGGGAGGCTGAGGGGAAAGATCATACAATCGCTCTCGTGATTGCCGTCCGATCTGTAATAGATCGCGAAATCCCTTGGTCGTGAGCAAAGCCGTCGTCGCTCCGTTTCGTTCCAACAAGGCATTGGTTGCCACCGTTGAGCCATGTACGACAAGAGAAGATTCAAGGTCGTGAATGGTCCTCAAGCCTTCAAGGACCGTGCGTTCAGGAGCTGATGGACTCGACAATCGCTTAAAGCTGGTAACAGATCCATCGAGATCGTCCGCGACGACAAAATCCGTAAACGTCCCCCCGATATCAATACCGATTCTTTTCACGCTAGGGTACCTAAGAATAAGACATTGGGCGTCGTGTGGGACTCTTCAGTGAAGGACAAGTAGCCTATGCAGACCTAACAATCACCGGCCATGCTCTAGGCCATTTTCACCGAACGAGCATAGGATTTCGCGTTCAAGTGTAAAGGATACGGCTGGAAATTTGAAAGGCAGGGAAAAGCGAGAAAAGACTGACAAAGAAGGAGGGGACAGGCATCTATACTGTTCGGGATACCATCAACCCTTGAACGTGCCTTTTAGCATCACAACTCTAGGGCTCCCACTGCTATTGTCCAAGACACGTATCATCGCCGTATGAATACCGATTTCTTTCGGAGTAAACAGGATGTGCATCGCGCAAGAATTCCCGGTCTTGAGCGTCGCTTTCGTACACTGATTCTTCGTCAACGAAAAGGCTTCTGGGTTTTTTCCGACGACCTCGACATTCAAGACTTCAAGCGGACCAAGTCCGATGTTGGAGAGAAGAACCGACCGCTCAGGTGAATCAGTATGTTCCCGGTTTACTTCAAATTCGACCAACTCCGCGCTGACGCTCGCGAGGGGAATATCTCCCTCTCCACTTAACAAAACAGAAACCGCATCCGAATCACTGTCAGCCGTGGCCAAGTCCGGCAATTCGTCAAGATCGAAATCTTCTACGACCAACGCCGATGGCGTCGTTCCCACACTAAAATGGCCCGCCTTCTGGTACGTGGCTTCTCCCCGGTTGAGAAGAACCGAGACACTATTCGAATCACGATTGGTAACGATGAGATCCAATTGTCCGTCTCCGTCAAGGTCACGAACGGCGACGGAGACCGGGCTGAACCCGACCTTCATCGGCCCCCTATTCACGAATTCTCCCTCCTCATCCTGCAGGAGGACAGTCACGCTATCAGTGAAGAGACTCGTCGTCACGAGATCCCCTCTCCCATCCCCATTCAAATCCATTCCCGTAATCGCACTCAATGTCAATCCTGCATCGATTTCCTTTTCGAGTGAGAGTTTTCCCTTTCCCTGGTTGACCAACAATGAAATCAACCCGTTTGGCGTGCGCCAACTCGGCTGACTCCAAGTCACGGCGACATCGGGAAGCCCGTCACCCGTCAGATCCCCGGCGTATACACCCGTCGGAAACATACCGTCGCGTCCCTCGGTCTCGTAGAAGGTCGGCTCACTAAAAATTCCCTTGCCCTTGTTTAACAGGACCGAGACATTGAACGGAGGATAATAGCCAAACCGCCCGCTATTAGCCGTAATGACATCGACACTCCCGTTTTCATCAATATCGTGTAACAGGACAAACGTGGTGCCCTTACCAGAGGGATAGCGCTTCAACGAACCAAACGACCCGTCACCCAGCCCTTTGAGGACCACGATTTGATCCGTTCCACTCGTCGCCACGACCAAATCCAAAATATCATCCTGATCGATGTCCTTGGTTGCCACGGCCATCGGAATTTTTCCGACGCCAAATGACACGGCAGACCGAAACGTTCCGTTTCCATTACTCAGCAAAATCGAGACATCATCCGATGTGCTATTAACCGTCGCAAGATCGAGAAACCCGTCACGATTAAAATCCCCTGCCGTCATCGCTTGTGGTGTTCGCCCTACAGGCGAACTGGCGATCGGCGTGTATACGAGGTTTTGCGCAAAAACTGGCAGACACCATCCGAATATCCCAAACCCCAAGACTCCTAATCTCATGAAAAATCTGACACCAGAACCCATGCGGACATCAATCCTTATGCAAATCGGTAAAGTCCTTTAACAGGGCAATTTCAATGGCTTCAGTCGGAGCCATACCTCGATTTCGTACATGTGCGGACCAGGAAGGATATTTTCTCAAGGTCGAAAAAATCGACTTCACGACATCAGGCAATACGCGAGCATCCCAATCATGGAGCCAGGCTTGTTCGTCATCATCTCCCTCGTAGTCATCTGGAAATTGCGCTTCCAGGGAAAATGAAATGGTGAACGTCTTTTCTTCATGGTACATAACGGAACCCTCTCTCAGCGAATTCTGCCTGACTCACGCGTCCAATAATGTCATTGCCAGATGAGAAAATGCTTTTCTATAATATCATGATCGGTTGGATTAAGGAGAATAGCGCATGCCAATTTTTTCGTACATCTGCCAGGAATGTTCCCATCATTTTGATCAGATTGTCCAGGGATCAACGATCCCTCAATGCCCTCAGTGCCAGGCTACAACCCTGGAGAAACAATTGTCAGCCTTTGCGGTTGGCGGGAATGACGAAGGAACCGTCATGGGGGGCGGACCCGGCGCCTGTGGTTCTTGCGGTGACCCGCGAGGTCCCGGAGCTTGCTCGCTGAACTAAGAAGCCCTCGTTTGTCGCGCTTCTATTCACTCTTGTCCGGGAATCATATGCCCGAGTCCATGGAGGAGAAGGAACGCCATCTTATTCGAAAGGAGCCGCCTCGATCGTCCTCTTTAAATTGGGCGTCACGCCCAGTCACATAGGCCAATGAAGTGGCGAAGGGGAAAGCGGGCTTCTACTCCTTGAGGACGGAAGAATCGTCAGAGAAGAGTTTTGTATTGAACTGGCGACAGCTCTGGATTCCTCAGCCTTCATCCAGACATTGCCGCCAAGTGTTCGTTCCCGTTTAGCCCGTCTTCATTGGGATCTATCCAGGATTTCTTCGGAAATCCTAACGAGTCCGCCCCCTCTCCATAGTAGAGCGCATGCGCCTTAAGAAGATACGTGATCGGGCCGATCGTTCCGTCGGTTTCCAGCACTTTTATCTGTGGATCGCGTAACTCCGGCAAGGACGGATGACGACCAGGCAAGATGCTCAGCACTCGATGGATGGTGATATGCGTACGCTGTTCGCCGGTTAGGTCACGATACATGACCACCATCATCCCATTCGGCAACAGCTTGCTCTCCTCCGGAAGATCGACTTCAAATTCCTTGGGATCAGGAAAATCCAGGCAGGCCAGAGAGACAAGCGGGACGATCGTCAGGAGGGAAACTATGCCCAAACATATAACGGACCTTTTGGAAATAGGAAGGAAGCCTTTCACGAGGCACCTCCTCTGCTAAAGGGTGGTCCTATCTTTTACGCCTACTCTTCTTTTCGGTTCATGAGCGAAGAAACTTTAGAGACGTGTACTATCAATGGGGAATTTCAAGAAACGGATAAGGGCAAAGCTCAGGATTGGAGGATTCGATACGGACGCTCAAGGTGTACCCCTGAGCCTGGAAACCATGAATAAGGGCGATATTGTGAGGAGGAAAGACCAGAAGAAAGAAGAAGGGCTATTCGGAACTGCCAAGCATGTCGTCGACTAACGGACGATTGATATCTTCGCACCCTGGACAAATCGTATCGAAGAGCGCTTCATGGTCTTCGACGTAGTTTTTCCCATCAACCAAATTCTCTTCATGAACTGAATCAAAGCAGGTCGGACACAACATCATGAGCCCACGCATGACTCTCACGGTTTTTCGTCCAACGCTACCAGCCATTTCAACCGGCCTTTCGTATCTTCTTCTTGCTCGCAGCCTGAATTTCGCGGGAGGCTTCTTCGGCGTGTCCGCTATTTCCCTGTTCCCGAATAACGTTTCAATCGGTACATACGGAGAATTCAGGACCACCCACGCCGTTGAGCTAACAAAAAATCTTCTTGTTCGAGGTCAATTCCGCAATCCGGACATTCGTAGGGCTCGTCAGGAGGTGGAACGAACAACTCCTTTTCCTGGACCCTTCCCTGACAGACATGGTAAAAATGTCCACCAGATTTTTCTTCATCCAAGATGTCGTTTTCGTATTTCAGGATCATGGGCTTCTGGTCCTAATGGTCTTTGACAGTAATGCCTACTTTTTATAACAAGGAAAACTTTCGGTACGCAATCCTGGGATTTTCCACATGAAACGCCTTGGTCTACACACTCCAAAACCTCTGAAAATCCTGGTTTTCCTGCTGCTTGCTCAACCATTCTTGGGAACACAAGCGTTCGGACTTTCCGTGCCACCCAACGTCTCGAATGCGTTTCTTGAGCTCACGCCGGTGACCAAGGGCATTTTACAGAAGCCAATTTTCTTGACCTTTGCTGATGCGAGCGGACAATTATACGTGGTCGAGCAGAAGGGAACCATCCGCATCCTGAAAGATGGAAGACTCTTATCGGAACCTTTTCTGAATATTTCTTCGATGGTGGCCACTGGTGGAGAACAAGGCTTGCTGGGATTAGCCTTTCACCCGAAATATGAACAAAATGGGAGATTGTTCATCAACTACAGCCGCAAACAGGATGGGGCCACCATCATCGCCGAGTATCAACGCTCAACGAACCCACTTCTCGCGAAGCCGGAAGGAAGAATTTTACTGGTAATCCCTCAACCCTACAGCAATCATAACGGTGGCATGTTGGCCTTCGGCCCCGATGGTTTTCT
The genomic region above belongs to Nitrospirales bacterium and contains:
- a CDS encoding FG-GAP-like repeat-containing protein, which translates into the protein MGSGVRFFMRLGVLGFGIFGWCLPVFAQNLVYTPIASSPVGRTPQAMTAGDFNRDGFLDLATVNSTSDDVSILLSNGNGTFRSAVSFGVGKIPMAVATKDIDQDDILDLVVATSGTDQIVVLKGLGDGSFGSLKRYPSGKGTTFVLLHDIDENGSVDVITANSGRFGYYPPFNVSVLLNKGKGIFSEPTFYETEGRDGMFPTGVYAGDLTGDGLPDVAVTWSQPSWRTPNGLISLLVNQGKGKLSLEKEIDAGLTLSAITGMDLNGDGRGDLVTTSLFTDSVTVLLQDEEGEFVNRGPMKVGFSPVSVAVRDLDGDGQLDLIVTNRDSNSVSVLLNRGEATYQKAGHFSVGTTPSALVVEDFDLDELPDLATADSDSDAVSVLLSGEGDIPLASVSAELVEFEVNREHTDSPERSVLLSNIGLGPLEVLNVEVVGKNPEAFSLTKNQCTKATLKTGNSCAMHILFTPKEIGIHTAMIRVLDNSSGSPRVVMLKGTFKG
- a CDS encoding zinc ribbon domain-containing protein; this encodes MPIFSYICQECSHHFDQIVQGSTIPQCPQCQATTLEKQLSAFAVGGNDEGTVMGGGPGACGSCGDPRGPGACSLN